Within the Corallococcus exiguus genome, the region GGTGTCCGCGGAGCCGCGCGAGCCCGCGACGGTGGAGAAGCGCACGAACACGGGCGTCTTCTTGGACGGGTCCTGGAGAAACTTCGCGCGGGTGTACTTCGCCTGGGATTCGTAGACCTGGAAGTAGCCGTGGGCGCCCGCGCCGCGCGCGTGGACGACGCGCTCGGGGATCCGCTCGTGGTCGAAGCGGGTGATCTTCTCTCGGAAGTGGAAGTCCTCCAGGAGAGTGGGACCGCGAGCGCCAATCTTGAGCGAGTCGTCGGTGTGCTCGACGCGGATGCCCTGGTCCGTGGTGAGGAAGTTGCCAGTGGGCTCCGCGCGGTCCTTCGCGAGCTGCTGGTCCTTGCTCTTCTCATCCACGCGCACCGCGTCCGGCTGTTTCTGTGAGGTCACCGCACTGCCTCCTGCGAAAGGGCGTGCAGGGTGCCGGACGCGGCGGAGGCCGCACGTCTTGTGTCCCGCGTCTGGGAGATGCAGGACGCAAGACGGCGGCTGTGTCCGGTGGCGTTCGTTCGCGACGTTGGCCAGCGAGCGTCAGGCGTCCTTCGCCAGGCGCACCAGCATCTTGCCGGTGTTGTCGCCGCGCAGCAGGCCGATGAAGGCGTCGGGGGCCTTGTCCAGGCCGTCCACGATGGTGGAGACGTCCTGGACCTTGCCCTCGCGCAGCCACTGGCCCACGTCGCGCAGGAAGTCCGCCCGGCGGTCCGCGTGGTCCATGACGATGTAGCCCTGGAGGGTGAGGCGCTTGCCCACGGCGAGTCCCAGGTTGCGCGGACCGGGCGTGGGGGCGGTGGCGTTGTACACGGAGATGGCGCCGCACAGGACGATGCGGCCGTGGTTCTTCATCAGGCCGATGGCGGCCTCGAGGTGGTCGCCGCCCACGTTGTCGAAGTAGACGTCGATGCCGTCCGGGCAGGCCTTGGCCAGGGACTCGGCGATGGGCGCGGACTTGTAGTTGATGGCGGCGTCGAACTTCAGGTCATCGCGGAGGTGCTTCACCTTCGCGTCCGAGCCGACGCTGCCCACCACGCGGCAGCCTTTGATGCGGGCAATCTGGCCCACGACGCCACCCACGGCGCCCGCGGCGGCGGACACGAAGACGGTGTCTCCGGCCTTCGGCTTGCCGATGTCGAGCAGGCCCACGTACG harbors:
- a CDS encoding NADP-dependent oxidoreductase, translating into MATPLQGREIRLKSRPHGEPTPDNFEFATVTVPEPAEGQVLVRNHFMSVDPYMRGRMNDAKSYVPPFKLGEVMDGGSVGQVIRSRSPDFKEGDFVVAGTGGWREYAVAPAKHYQKADPSVGPLSAYLGVLGMPGMTAYVGLLDIGKPKAGDTVFVSAAAGAVGGVVGQIARIKGCRVVGSVGSDAKVKHLRDDLKFDAAINYKSAPIAESLAKACPDGIDVYFDNVGGDHLEAAIGLMKNHGRIVLCGAISVYNATAPTPGPRNLGLAVGKRLTLQGYIVMDHADRRADFLRDVGQWLREGKVQDVSTIVDGLDKAPDAFIGLLRGDNTGKMLVRLAKDA